Part of the Etheostoma cragini isolate CJK2018 chromosome 8, CSU_Ecrag_1.0, whole genome shotgun sequence genome, caaactaacaaaacaaTGACTATTCAAAccgagaagaaagaaagaatattgAAAAAGCAGGAGGGAAACTTCACTAGCGGAGTGTCTTTGTCCTTGTATGCTGGTTATTCTGAGCAAGGCGATTAAACTATAGATTACATAAGTGTATATTTGAATGCTTTTACGatcatcaaatcaaatcatggGCATCATAAAGCTAGTAGGGCTATGGCGACATGAAgtgaaaatattatttatcaaGTTTGCTActgatattttactttttctggcTAATAGTTGTTGCACATTGAGTAGGTTCCACATAATTTGTCTTTTGTGCTCTATTAATTATTACAATATTGAGGGCGGAATATTGTTtgcagtgaagaaaaaaaaaaaaaaaaacatcagtatgGTTGTTTGGCTTCAAAATATTTGGATGATACTGCTAAATATGTCTCACGTTAATATGTCATGTGGTTTTTTTACCCTTCTGGAGGCAAAAATGGTACAATGAGTCCCGCAAAAGAGCCAAATCTTCCCCagtgttaacccttgtgttgtcctcccgggtttaaaaaaagactgaaatttaacattttttgtcccttttcatttttgggggggggggggggNNNNNNNNNNCTAACACCATCTCACCAcaactagttttacactactttttggaattcatggttgATAACCCTcgtttatatagaattataccttatatgtgagttaaaaaagcagaacttatgaattattttgaccaacagttaagatcagaggaacgtacagatgagtttagtcaggaatgaaactgatcaattttatttgcaaagagtgttgGATGAAATCTCATCCCGTTTTTTGtagtaatttggttaaaaagaaacccatattttaaatatagacatttattaggaggggtcaaatttgacccaaggacaacaggagggttaaaaatgAGCAGTAAAAAGGGTTAAGTAGTTCCTGTACCGATCCAAGGCAGAGCTTAACTGAGACGTTTTAGGTGAAAAGGAAAGCTAGACAAATGACATTGTAACCATCTGTGCCTGCAACATGTATTATACAGTAGGCCATGTAGCATTTAAATGGGTGACTGAGTTTCATTACTCGACTCTTGATTTATTTATCCCACTTCCTTTGTTGGACAAATACCTAGTGGCTAGGGAAACCCTAGACGTTACTGTATTTAGGGTAGAACAGCTGTCTTACTCTGGTGAGTTTAAGTTGAGTCCCAGTGTCGTGAGGTCACTTCCTAGCGCCAGATGGACCATCCCCGGATCGGTCTCTGCTGCCCGGATAAACGTCAGCAGGCCAATCATGCCGAATTGGTCTGTCACCATTCCTGAGGGAATGTTCGTCACCCGACCTGCAGCAGCAGGATAATTCAGAGTTCAACAGACCGCTGGAACTGGGCTGTGAACTACAGTTAATACTTACCGTCAATACAGTACCTCCATATTTCTAACCCACACTTAGTGCACGCACTGGAGAGCAAACCAAgccaattgttttgtttaacaaatgATGGTCACAGACAGACTAATGGAAGGATGATGATGGTCTGTATCATACTGAACATATTCTTTTTGGATTCCTCACTGCAGCCTATCCAATAAAGATCTAACCCCAAATGCAGGGTAGAGAGCCCAACTGCCTCACCCAAGTTGTGCGATTAAGAAGGGATGTCTCAGTGGAATTGGAGCGATACGATTGGCTGAGAAGTCTCACCATCGGGCAACACCTGGATCCCTTTCTTCTGGTTGTTGTTCTGTGCTGAGGTCGTCTTGTCGCCGGGGAACTTCGGCCCATCTGCATTGGACGTGCTCTTGCTTGTCGAGTTCAAGTTCTAGAAACAGAGAAAACCAGCTTCACGCACAGACAAATGAAACACGTACGAATGCATAATAAGTCATTCTCTATGATGTGTAACCTCGACGCACACCATTTCACCATCTATCCTGTCAGATTGTGTTGTGGGGTGATCAGTGGCTCGAACTTACAGTTTTGCTGTCATCGCTATTCAACGAGGGGTCCTTATAGTTTGGGCCAGGCAGTGCAGGGAAGTCCTCGTTATGGATGGAGAAATCCTGTGTCTGTTCTGTTGATGGCTTCGTCACCATGCCAACTTGATgagtatgatgatgatgatgatgatgatgaacacAGTGAAGTAGAGATTATAATTCCCCAAAGAGTAATGAGCattaaatcacaacaaaagGGTATCACAAGCTATTCTGGTATCTGCTGACTGCATTAAAACAAAAGCCTTGGCTACTATTATGAACCCAATCAAGAAGCTAATATCTATTCCCTCTCCTAGGGGAACCTACTTCCTTTAacttaatgtgtgtaaaaaataagaCACTTTCTCCGGCCTAATGGCCTACCATAAGGAGCCCGTCCAGCCAGTGGGTTGAGCACCGGTGTTGGGTTTCCCGTCCCTTCTCTCCGACTCCTGTCTGCTAACGCAGGGAAGTCTGACAGATCCAGTCCCGTTACATTTTCACTCCCATCTGCAGTAATAGGAAGGTTAGGAACTTGTAATATGTACCGGCACCTTCGACTGAGTTTATCTGTGTAATAATGTGTGATTGTATTACcctgtaaatgtattaaaaaaatagccCTCCCCTAAGTAACAACTGCTGACCAAACACAACAGCTAATTTCTAGTCGGTACTCACCATCTGTTTCAGCAGTCAAACATGAATTGGTACAACGGTGTGGCATTACCGTTTTTCCAGAAATTATATTCACAAATGTTcaccaaaaaaatacagatttttccaAAAGGAGCCAAATCAGTTTAAAGCAGTTGTGCTTCCTGCTTCAAAAGGACACGGATCACTGCATTTTACAGTGGACACGGTCGCCTCATCATGTCCACAGCTCAGTCTTTTATGCAGCTACGTGTACTTATAGAATGTaaatttttactgtgttttttgtcaaattgaATTCTGTATATTcaatgcaaacacagacacattcaagGAGTGTTTTGTCTGAGTTAAACCCCCAAACTAATGATCCCTTGGTTTACCCACCTGGGTTAAAACACACTAACCTGTGCCATTGAAGATCGTGCTTGATAATGAGTTGTTCATCCCAAACCCCTGATTGCGGTTCATACCAAACCCTGACATGCTGCAAAgattaagaaaattaaaaaaaagacaagtccAGCTACCAAACATGATTTgtccttaaattaaaaaaaaaaacacctaaatcAAGAACTGTGATATGTGCAGGATCCGTCTACCTGTTTATTGTGAAGGGCTGGCGTGCTGGCTGCTGTTTGGGCATACAGATGATACTGGGCGAGCTGCGGTTGGGGCTGCCCAGCCCCGAGCTGCCCATACTATTGGTCCTGCCGCTCAACCCGATGCCTTGACCGACCTGAGAGTGGTTCAGCATGTTCCTTGTGTTCATCGGCAATGTCCCCCTGTTAAAACAGCATAAGGTCTGATTTTGTGGATTTCATTTTTTGGCTCATGTCCTATTACCTGGTATCTTTTATTGTTATAAACCACACACAAGTATGTATCAAAACGGAGTCTGCAAACTCATAAAAAATAAGTGAACAGCTTCATACACACCTGCTTGGTGATGGAGGGGTATGGAGGGACATCGTGGGGACACCGGTTGTTGGGGCGATATGACTTGGTAGCTGCGAGCCTTGCGTTAGATTTCTATTTAACTGAGGTGTACTGTTCCCCATGCCCCTTACCGAGAAGCCGAGCGCACCTGCAGGAAGAcgtagaaagaaaaacacagaaaatcaaaAGCTATCAGACAACCCAGAGAAGATTAATCTGCAATATGTCACGTTGAAATTCAAACTTTCAGTAGGTTTCACAGTTTATTAGCAATAGTGCCCCATAAATACCTGCTAtgttcattgcactcatgctcACAATTGTTGAACGCAAGAGTTCTATTCACTCCAAATATGCTACATATGAGAATACTggtatgcaaaaacaaaacaaaaaaacacttacttTGTGGACCGTACAAACTCGCCCCAAGTTGCGACAGCTGCCCCGACGACGATGGCGAGGGAGAGGGCAGCATCTGAAGGAAAACATTTGAGGACTGGAAAGAGTAAGATAACTAGAAAATGCCTCCTCTGATGTTAACTCAAAGGCATGACCGATGTGTGCAGATATGTTGGCAAAACTCACATCTTTGTCCGACCGATGTGGGAACATCGACGGCTGGCTGTAATACATGTTTTCATCTGTGAAGTCGTTATCGACTACCTCGACGAACTCGACAAATTTCTTTCTAGCACCAAACATGCCTTTTGTCACCTGAAGAGAGAGCAGAGTGGCTTTTAAAGAGGTGCAAGGAGTAAATAACTGAACAAAAGAATGTCAGTGAAGATCACATTACTAATCTAAATACACAGATTCCTCTTCAAAGCCTATTGTTAAAATATATCTGAgtaaatctatttatttgtattattaattgttCCATGTTTGAACCTTTTTATGTACAACAATTGACAGCATTGCATAGTATTTATTCTGCACCTGGCCCTTCCATTCCTTGACTGACACTaatttttaatcaacttttaaTACATAGGACACAGGGTTTTCTGTGTCCACATTTAAATCATATGGGGGGAAAAGTGCATTAACTCATTTCATTGTAAATTACTGTGATATATTTGGCATCTTGGGgttgttaaaataaagtttggAACAGCTTTGTGTCTAGTTTGTCATGATGTACAGTCACAATGGAAGAACATGTtgaacttttaaaacaaaaactattccatTAACCAGCTGACAGCATAACTAACCGTTAATGTCCTCCCTGTTTAACTACTATGGGGTTTTACTTTGTCTGAAATGATGAATAGCTATTTTGACACTGCTAAGGAAATTAAcagcaatgctaacatgctagttagcCAACACTAGTGTAGTTAGCCAATGTTACCAGGCAAGAGGCTTGTAATCAATTTAggttagctaagctaacttaGCTTAACGGCAGTTCGCAAGTGGGCTGCCTTAACAACGAGCTGGCTAAGTACCACGACATAGAAATACCTTTTAACTCCACAAACACCCCGACTAAGCTACCAAGCAGCAGTCACTATAAGGAAGTAATTTGGGCCCTCTCCGCCTCCATATATCCTCAGTcagctgtctgtttttctcGGCACGGTTTACGCTCCgtttgcagcagcagcagcagctacaaTCTGTAGCAGCTAAAGGCTAACGATTCGCTCCGTATCGAAACGGAGGAAAACAGCGACATACATCGCGCATGCCGAAGGCTTAATTGTGAACCGAGCCGATTTATTATAAATAGAAATAAGTCAAATATCCTTACCGCATCAATTTCCCTTCTCTACGTTAGATCCAAGATGGCTGTGTATATTCTCAATCGAAAGAGGGATAGCCTTTACCCTCTGACCTTACAACCTTCTGACCACTTCCGTACACAAAACTCAACATGTCAGAAAGTCATCAGTTCCACATAGGGTGCTtaataaaagagcaaaaaaacaataaccatagaaaatgtgtatatttttcagTGAATATGATTAGGGACAGAACTGTCACCACTGTCTCTACCCCCCTCCTGTGACCATAAGTTGTCTTGCATTATGAAAAGGTGTGTAGTTCATAGAGTGCATAAAAACTAGGTGTAGTTACAGAAGAAGCTTCTTTTTATTATAATGTCGGAATGTCAAGATAATGCTGATTCTTTAACTTAGTTCCTCAAAACTGTTAGATTGGCACCAGAGTcatgttttggcttttttctttgaatattACTAATAACTCCTATGGGGCCCCTGAAGCCCCCACTTCATTGTATCACTTTGTGTAAAATAAGCCCAACAGGACATGTTTGCCCAGGGGCCTCCTGGCAGGTTTATTTGGGTTTGCTGCTAGATACTCAAATTGTTACTGACAAACATATCCCAAAATTATCACATTTGGATTGAAGTGACCATAACGTTTAATGGAAGTAGcccagtctgtagggagttgggtagGAAACTGGACGGCCACTGATTCAAGTTCCCATTCAGAGTGTGGAATGAAAGCCGGAGAGATGGCACTTCAcctccttgagcaaggcactgtaccgctcagggcgctggtccagcactggcagctctgacatctctccatttgtgaatgaataggtcctgagcatgtgtgtgtgtgtgtatttcaggcatgtgtatattgtgtatattgtactttccccactggggatcaataaacagtataaatttgCAGAACTTAATTTCAGCAGAAATTGGCTTGTAATGATCAGAAAAGGAGATCAAAGATGACATAAATGATGGCGTCATTACATTAAATTCTTGTGTAATCACCTAATAGGACAATTAAtataacacctgtgctttttctgcTAAATGTCTGCCAAGAACAGGGTATGGTAGGAACATGGTTCTTTCTGTGTGCTCGGTCTAGATTGTACAACTTACATTGTTGCCTGTTTGAGGCGCCCAGACAGTGAGTGGATAAGAAGAATGACAAGTGTCAGTGAGTGAAAACAGACAATGGGCAACCATTGTCCCTACTGATAAGGAAAATTAAAATTCTTTCTCAGTTTTATCCCTAGAAAACAGCCGTAATGAAGGTATGCAAGATAGCATGTGCAAAAAGGGTAAGACTTGCCCCAAGAACGATAAATAGAAAATTATTTTcgccaataaaaataaatgcctacatggaaaactaaaacatgagcatgagatttgtttattttagagtGGTTATTGCACTAAAGTCTGGACTTTACAAAGACTACCTAGTTGATGTTCAAGCAGGTCAATTGTGGCCCTGACATAACACAGACCTAGAGTCATGCACCCTGCACTACACCTAGGTACACCTCCAAGGTTTTATTTCCCTCCCATGCATAAACACCCAATAATTTACTACAATCGAAAAACATTGACACATTCTTGAGATTATTCCACAGCACAGGACCACTTGACTGGCTCAGTGGCACAGTCCCAGAACTGCGACGGGGCCGATTAAAACAGTATGTAAATGACCTTTCCCGCTCTTTCGTCACAAAACACTTCTTAAGCTTTACAACTCTgcccctccctgtctctctctctctctctctctctctctctctctctctcccacctctGCCATCTCAGAGAAGAAGGGGGGAAAGTCATTAGACACAAATGGGGAGGAGAGATCGCCATTAAAATCAGGGCAAAGCTCAGAGCCACtgagagacagtgagaggaCTGCATTGGGGAATATCTGCCCAGGGAATACAATCTGTTTTCAGCCCATTAAGTTGGATAAACAAATGGCTTACTGTTGGAGATGCCATGGACATCATGAGGAAGACTAGGAAGTAGGTGCTGTTCAATTCTTATTATGATCATCTTTACACTTCTTATGTTTTCTACCAACAACTCGTGATGCTtaatttcattgttgttttcatgGCTTTAATCAGATGAAAGGGTCTCATTCAGCATTAtgataatttaattattttatttaatttgacaattaatttaattatgatACATGACTACAGCTCCATAATGCAAGATGCAGTATTACAAAAATGCATTACATTGTTgcaaacttgttttgtttttttctaaagatcAATAACTCCAGAAGGGTGGTAAGGAACATTAATGGGATGCCGTGAAATGTACTTGAAGACTCCAAGAGCCTCTCTCAGTGCAACCCTTGTCTGGGCCTCAATTGATGTTGTGGAGCAGTGGTGACGCCGAGACTGGGCGAGATGGGTAACGCCATGCGAAGCGTTATTGCCTTCATTCCCTCAGAGCGCTGTCAACGTTTCCTAGTGGGGGACCTAAAGGAGATGCCGCCCGATCGGACCCTGGATCTGAGCAGCCGGCAGCTGCGCCGGCTGCCTGTTGCTGCCTGTGCTTTCAATGAGCTGGTGAAACTCTACCTGAGCGACAACAACCTCAGCAGCTTACCGGATGAACTGCAAGGCCTGAAGAAGCTGCAGCTCCTGGCCCTCGACTTCAACTGCTTTGAAGAGCTCCCTGTAGTTGTTTGCAGATTGCCCCAGCTCAGCATCCTTTACCTGGGTAACAACAGGCTTTACAGCCTCCCCAGAGAACTGAGAGAGCTAAAGGAACTCAGCACACTGTGGCTGGAGACTAATTGCTTCACCGTTTTCCCCAAGGTGGTTTGTGAGCTGTCTAATCTCAAGACCCTGCACCTTGGTTATAATCAGATAGAGAGTTTACCAAAAGAGCTTGGAGGGCTGGAAGAGCTAAGAAGTATCTGGCTTGCAGGGAACCAGCTGGCAGCGTTCCCACTAGTGTTGCTGGAAATGCAATTTTTAGCTGTCATTGATGTGGATCGGAATAAAATACGCTACTTCCCAGGCCTGGCTCACATGCAGGGGTTGAAACTTGTCATCTATGATCACAACCCCTGCGTTAATGCCCCTGTAGTGGGCGAGGGAGTCAGAAGAGTCGGGCGCTGGGCGGACAGCTCGGATGATGAGCAGGAAGACGACGGGTCGAAAGTAGCCAGCGAGACCACAGCAGAGGTCACGGAAGTACACCCCGAGGAGGAGCACAACATTTAGGTTTAAGGAACAAAGTGACCCTGAGCCGTGGCGAGGCCTGGCAGTACAGAATGACGTTCAAGTGGGACACTTAACGCTGGGTGGTGTGGTCTTCATCAGGCTGATGGCATTTTGTCTATATATGGTAAAGCCAAGTTGTTGTACAAGTTCTACAGAAACTTTTTTAAAAGGGGACATttgaaacttaaaataaaaaaatgtttgactgTTAGTGTCTCTTTGAATTAGTAATACTGTGTTTATGTCTTCAAATGATTACCTGAaacaacagtgacattgtaaattGCTAttcattttcagctttttcaaAGCTTTTGAACTATTTTAAGGTATTGTACAAGACACACAGTACATTCATTTAACATATTACTACAGGTTGTAGTATAGGCTATATGCATTTCTACTTCATATTATATGTGAATTTGCATTACACTCTTCTTTTAAACTGACTATGCAGTTGGTCAGTATGGCAGGgactaagaaaaaaaaggattcagaTTTTGTTACGCACATTTTTGTTTGAGCAGAGTGCGATGTAATATCTATACCTGCTAAGGCTAAATACAGTGAGGATTTTAATACAAGAGATGGATGATTTAAGTCAATTAGTGCACTCCTTATCCAGACCAATGCATAATTTATCTGATAGATGGGGGCTGTGGTTTGAATAAAAGCAGCTAATGGGCTTTAATATCGCTGTCATAAGGTTCACAATGTGAAACAGATCGTAAATGCAGCTTTCCAATTCCTCAGAGTACAAGGGAAATGTTCAGTAAACAAGATAAAATGTCATTCCACAATGTATCGTTTTAGGCATTTTTAACAATCCATAGAAAAAGAGACTACTGTGGGCCTTTTACTGGAAATGTGATTATTTCACACAGCATGAATACATAGAACTACTGTATTAGCTTCAATTCAGCCTCctatttaaaataacaactcatttattgtgtgtttatgtaactCTAGAGGTCCAATGaacacataaaatatataattctgttttattattccgatactgtacagtgtatgtcaaaaataatctAGATTCTGTTATACTGCCCTCTAGCTCATCTAGATCCAAAGACTCCACTAACATTTTCCACTACTGTACATTCAATCCACTTTTGGGGTTGCAATGAGCTTTAACTGCCAAAACTGTATTGTTCTTATCAACATGTACTTCACATCACCCTCGACTGATTCTCAtaactcttttctttcttttttttggacataaaaAAGTCTTGATTTTAACTCAATCATTTTGGTTTAAGGATTATTTAAGAATAATACAACAATGACACTAAAGCAACACATCCTAGTATGTAAAATACTAATTACTAATAAAATTCCTTTTATGTCTTAACTTTAATACCATAATCAGGTGTTGTAATGGACATCATGTCacattaataatttatactgtttattgatttaGACTCTGTGTatactttgttagtaatcactacacacattATTATGGGAATGACAAAAATCTGCTTTATGATTTCAATATGAACTTTTCACGCATAACCTTTACCATGTAGTTGatataacattaatatatagtgtgtgtgttcagcctACACAGGAGCCAGATCAGCAGGCGGATCTGAGGCCTCTACATGAAATGAAAGTTCCAGaaatatgtccaaaatatgGCATTGTTACAAAAAAGACCAGAATGAAACTTATTAAAATTTGCATCTCTGACTTGGTGCAGAAACATGGATTGTAAGTACAGTATATGAACGTGaactatatatattatttttgtatcttaTAAGAGTACCACAACTGTCATGGTTGGACTATATTAACAACGTACAACCTATGTGcattaaatgtaattgtgaCTGTTGTAAGTGTATGAATTGCAATCGGGGAATAAGGGTTAAAGTTTATCTATATAGCACATTAAGTAACAGTCACtactgccccaaagtgctgtacgaATATAGATCACATAAGATGAAACCGGAAGAAACCCTTCTAAAACAGAATAtgtcaataacaataaaaacagacagttaaaaactttactcaaataaaaaacaataccgTGTCACACCTAAGCTTATGTTAAAAGCCACATAAAGTATACGGACGTTCTCATTTGCTTGATACAGGGCCCATTTTTTGTTGACACTtgctttttaatcacatttgaCAGTAATGTCCATtttaaaacaagagaaaaaaggtctcatgagttgtttttttgtttcactagTTATCCGTCCACTTCTGAAAAGGTGGTTCCCCATCTTCCCGTTGCTTAAATTCCAAAATAGACGGAAGAGGAGAAGTTTTTGAGTAAACAGTctcttagtgtttttttttattaaaactttcATCCAGTTTTTTTGTTACGATTTTATCCAAGTTCATTTTACGGTAAGGCGGAAATCTACTTAGTCCTGAATGTAAACCCAGAGATACTTTGTTGCTTCCTGTATTCTAACTTGACAGTATGTGTGATACTTTATTGGCTAAatttaaaagtttaatttaatcttCTAGGCTggtataaaaacacacaagttgGCCCTCACAAGTTCTACTTCCATTCAATGATGTTCTGTATctgtaataattatttaaaggagcaacatttatatatattatatataaactatatatTAAATCATAAAATGACCACAATATGCCATCAGacattaaggaaacatgctaatttgaaatactttattttctgaCAAAAATGCTAAATCCAGTATTACTATTAGCCTCTATTTTCACTCGATTTGTTCACGTTGCACTTGGATTGCTCCgatgctgcaggaaattctgcaGATGCGTgaattttctgtttccttctgctttcgtTGTGTTGGAATTTCAAATGTGgcggatttctgaggactatggttacctggtcctcagatgtctgcagggtaaatccagacagctggtaGACTATCTGTCACATCAGAGTTatacacagaaagacagacacaaaaacacacaaaatcatcACAACACaccaggggaaaaaaactggaatCATAATTTCCATACAGTAAAGGaggaaatgtaacaaataacTCTATATAACGTGCAATTATATATGTATGAGGTGTAAAAAGCATttgacacaatgtaaaaaaatagttGATTATATCCCGCTtctttttattagtattttttattaatattgttttctgtgtaCAGTGTGGAATGTTGAATGGACCTATTCTGGAGGGGCACAGCTAACCCTATTTCCAGTGAATTTAGTAAAACTAAACCCCTTCACTGACATATTGTATTCTGCATATGACATATGCAGAGCTTTTGAAAAGATATGGTCTACACGTTTTGACGGAGAAACAGCTGTTGCAGCTGTTACTGCAGAATGATCCATTTCTGCTTCCTGATGTAGGTTGTACCGGCAATAGTACTGCATCTATTACCATTGTGTAGAAAacaatgtgtatttttgaaTAAACAcgtacatttgttttgtgtaatgaTATGGTTGTTGCCCCCCCCTGTACACCCCTCTAGATCTGCCCGCATTACAACAAGGGCATTGGTTTGCACGGTTCATGCAAGTTATCTCCAGGGTGACTGCAAGTTTGGCGCTTCCTGCAAGAGAACCCACAATGTTGAAACACATGGAATGAAGAATCTGCGGGGAATATCAAAAACCTCCTTGAGATCTACAGAAATAAATTCATCGTCATGGGTCAACAAGAGAGACAAGCTACTGCTGTTCCTGGTAAAGAATaaggacttaaaaaaaaaaaactttttctagATCTTTGTTggattcccactgcaatacatcaaccaatgtgtcgtTGGGAAAGACACTtaaggtggagggattatatctccaacctggtctgaatgcctcgggatcccccccAGTCAGCGAAAACAGCAATATATTCCCCACTTCAAAAGGTGAACCAGGACTGGAGCAGATTTATCAGCAGAATGTAAAATACAACACCAAGAGAGAGGTCAGAAGGAGGCCTCGCTTTGTGTCTACTCTTCATGTGGAGGTAAAGCTGAAGAAGTATATTTTAGATGGAAACTGAAAGACTATGTTAACATTGCTGTATtggatttttctctctctctctcctctataGTGCGTTGTCAAACAGCTCCAGCTCTTTCACAGTTGAATGTTTGCACTACCGGATTTTGGATACAAGGTATCTTCATGGCATGTTTTACTCTGTGGGAAAAGGTTGCTTTTCTCCCTGTCCCCCCGAATTAACAGTGGTTTTTAGTTGAGAAATGATTATGTATCAAGGTGTTGTAACAGCACAAACTTGTTTAATGTAGTTGTTTTATTGATATTTCATAGTATAAGAACTTAggaaaatcaacccttttgattcattttatcaatgtttAGTACTGGtgtatttctcctttttttcaacacttgacacttgacgttttcaacactacgtaacactaacttattaactttcaGTTATTTATGGaatctatggtcaataaacctcattaatagGAATCATACCTGATGTTGagtaacaaaaacagaaattaggaattatttagactcaaattaaaggaatgtactgcatgttgatggataatcacagactggaatatgtcaacttttactcaatactatagcaaaaccatttcatttttttttccaatagcTATAAACTTGAATatgacaccccaaaattaatgaaagtagagatttgccaaagagcgttgcgTGGAATCAGTTGTTATTTTGGGTatttacaattgggtagttaaaaaaacattgatataagaaaacaggtcaatttgacccgaggacgggAAGGTTAAATGAAAGGTGTTTGGCTTCCCTTTGTGGTGCCAGTTCACAGAGTAGCGCAACGGAGGTCTGCTGAGGAAATGGATCAGAGATCCACTGCTCTTCTCCGCAAAGCCAGATACACAGTTCATCGAAACGCACTGCCCATACAGCCACTGATTTAAATCAGCAGAATATCTCACCTGTTTATCTGCACTGCGCTCTTATCTTTCAGCTTGTACAGCTCTCCAAAAGGACTATATTATGATTGAGCAGCTGTTTAAGCGCACCATGCCCCAGGGTACCATTAACAGCATCCAGAGGATCCAGAACCCCTCTCTGTGGAAAGTCTTTCAGTGGCAAATCATAGCATTGATTACGGTGAGGGttacaattaattaa contains:
- the cnot2 gene encoding CCR4-NOT transcription complex subunit 2 isoform X2, which produces MFGARKKFVEFVEVVDNDFTDENMYYSQPSMFPHRSDKDMLPSPSPSSSGQLSQLGASLYGPQSALGFSVRGMGNSTPQLNRNLTQGSQLPSHIAPTTGVPTMSLHTPPSPSRGTLPMNTRNMLNHSQVGQGIGLSGRTNSMGSSGLGSPNRSSPSIICMPKQQPARQPFTINSMSGFGMNRNQGFGMNNSLSSTIFNGTDGSENVTGLDLSDFPALADRSRREGTGNPTPVLNPLAGRAPYVGMVTKPSTEQTQDFSIHNEDFPALPGPNYKDPSLNSDDSKTNLNSTSKSTSNADGPKFPGDKTTSAQNNNQKKGIQVLPDGRVTNIPSGMVTDQFGMIGLLTFIRAAETDPGMVHLALGSDLTTLGLNLNSPENLYPKFASPWASSPCRPQDIDFHVPSEYLTNIHIRDKLAAIKLARYGEDLLFYLYYMNGGDLLQLLAAVELFNRDWRYHKEERVWITRAPGMEPTLKTNAYERGTYYFFDCLNWRKVAKEFHLEYDKLEERPHVPTTFNYNPAQQAF
- the cnot2 gene encoding CCR4-NOT transcription complex subunit 2 isoform X3; this translates as MFGARKKFVEFVEVVDNDFTDENMYYSQPSMFPHRSDKDSSNVFLQMLPSPSPSSSGQLSQLGASLYGPQSALGFSVRGMGNSTPQLNRNLTQGSQLPSHIAPTTGVPTMSLHTPPSPSRGTLPMNTRNMLNHSQVGQGIGLSGRTNSMGSSGLGSPNRSSPSIICMPKQQPARQPFTINSMSGFGMNRNQGFGMNNSLSSTIFNGTVGMVTKPSTEQTQDFSIHNEDFPALPGPNYKDPSLNSDDSKTNLNSTSKSTSNADGPKFPGDKTTSAQNNNQKKGIQVLPDGRVTNIPSGMVTDQFGMIGLLTFIRAAETDPGMVHLALGSDLTTLGLNLNSPENLYPKFASPWASSPCRPQDIDFHVPSEYLTNIHIRDKLAAIKLARYGEDLLFYLYYMNGGDLLQLLAAVELFNRDWRYHKEERVWITRAPGMEPTLKTNAYERGTYYFFDCLNWRKVAKEFHLEYDKLEERPHVPTTFNYNPAQQAF
- the cnot2 gene encoding CCR4-NOT transcription complex subunit 2 isoform X1 encodes the protein MFGARKKFVEFVEVVDNDFTDENMYYSQPSMFPHRSDKDSSNVFLQMLPSPSPSSSGQLSQLGASLYGPQSALGFSVRGMGNSTPQLNRNLTQGSQLPSHIAPTTGVPTMSLHTPPSPSRGTLPMNTRNMLNHSQVGQGIGLSGRTNSMGSSGLGSPNRSSPSIICMPKQQPARQPFTINSMSGFGMNRNQGFGMNNSLSSTIFNGTDGSENVTGLDLSDFPALADRSRREGTGNPTPVLNPLAGRAPYVGMVTKPSTEQTQDFSIHNEDFPALPGPNYKDPSLNSDDSKTNLNSTSKSTSNADGPKFPGDKTTSAQNNNQKKGIQVLPDGRVTNIPSGMVTDQFGMIGLLTFIRAAETDPGMVHLALGSDLTTLGLNLNSPENLYPKFASPWASSPCRPQDIDFHVPSEYLTNIHIRDKLAAIKLARYGEDLLFYLYYMNGGDLLQLLAAVELFNRDWRYHKEERVWITRAPGMEPTLKTNAYERGTYYFFDCLNWRKVAKEFHLEYDKLEERPHVPTTFNYNPAQQAF
- the lrrc10 gene encoding leucine-rich repeat-containing protein 10 — protein: MGNAMRSVIAFIPSERCQRFLVGDLKEMPPDRTLDLSSRQLRRLPVAACAFNELVKLYLSDNNLSSLPDELQGLKKLQLLALDFNCFEELPVVVCRLPQLSILYLGNNRLYSLPRELRELKELSTLWLETNCFTVFPKVVCELSNLKTLHLGYNQIESLPKELGGLEELRSIWLAGNQLAAFPLVLLEMQFLAVIDVDRNKIRYFPGLAHMQGLKLVIYDHNPCVNAPVVGEGVRRVGRWADSSDDEQEDDGSKVASETTAEVTEVHPEEEHNI